In Macrotis lagotis isolate mMagLag1 chromosome 8, bilby.v1.9.chrom.fasta, whole genome shotgun sequence, a single genomic region encodes these proteins:
- the LOC141496546 gene encoding uncharacterized protein LOC141496546 — MTVSRSKESLRASICGHRPWPWPEAKPHSSAAPARPRIALALGLEGPGAAAGALRAAPGRQEACPAAPHKVQPGAWLPQKRLVPACTAPEEWGAREWGPPRSGAASEEVGPPGAGPPRSGAGRRGSGPPRSREGGSGPPRGGAEREWAPQGRGAREWAPQGRGRRAWARGLLPRPPGHAVTATSPRGAEDPDAVWPLRRPARSPSAESGVRPAPCPGPLPSAEGRACGAVSGRQRKGAPTAENPPCGGRGAEPRRAAPPPERGGAGKTTIPGMPRHGGPPALAVRPAPTNKMRRCWPGARGGGPGSRRDPGVPKRVPGVLRQKQLVGAASRRPQSQRQGLRREGGHGEHREHSPQGVLRDGRGGAGAGASGDPDPKPPRDENQSSRQPSEAEEDLYRRYEQEQTMIQEELLQLAKREREVAREHLKSSLPWEKNGVNQEKQRSAQLAKELEGVEAELRRRDIFYKEQLGRIERKDQPTCSAPCIKQLYKLNH; from the exons atgacg GTGAGTCGGAGCAAGGAGTCACTAAGAGCCAGCATCTGCGGGCACCGCCCGTGGCCGTGGCCCGAAGCAAAGCCCCACAGCTCGGCGGCTCCAGCCAGGCCGCGCATCGCCCTTGCCTTGGGGCTCGAGGGCCCAGGCGCTGCGGCGGGGGCCCTGCGGGCCGCCCCAGGGAGGCAGGAGGCCTGCCCGGCCGCACCCCATAAAGTACAGCCGGGGGCTTGGCTCCCACAGAAGCGCCTTGTGCCCGCCTGCACGGCCCCTGAGGAGTGGGGGGCGAGGGAGTGGGGCCCCCCGAGGAGTGGGGCGGCGAGCGAGGAAGTGGGCCCCCCAGGAGCGGGGCCCCCCAGGAGCGGGGCGGGGCGGAGAGGGAGTGGGCCCCCCAGGAGCAGAGAGGGAGGGAGTGGGCCCCCCAGGGGCGGGGCGGAGAGGGAGTGGGCCCCCCAGGGGCGGGGGGCGAGGGAGTGGGCCCCCCAGGGGCGGGGCCGCCGGGCCTGGGCACGAGGTCTGCTCCCGCGCCCTCCGGGCCACGCGGTCACAGCGACGTCACCGAGGGGGGCGGAGGACCCGGATGCAGTGTGGCCCCTGAGGCGCCCCGCGCGGAGCCCCTCCGCGGAATCTGGGGTGCGCCCGGCTCCGTGCCCGGGACCCCTGCCAAGCGCAGAGGGACGTGCCTGCGGCGCGGTCTCGGGGCGGCAGAGGAAGGGGGCGCCAACTGCGGAGAACCCGCcctgcggggggcggggggcggagCCCCGCAGAGCGGCGCCTCCCCCGGAACGCGGGGGCGCGGGAAAGACTACCATTCCCGGCATGCCCCGCCACGGAGGCCCGCCGGCATTGGCTGTCCGTCCGGCGCCGACCAATAAGATGAGGCGTTGTTGGCCCGGAGCTCGCGGCGGAGGCCCAGGGAGCCGGAGGGACCCGGGAGTCCCGAAGAGGGTGCCGGGGGTCCTGCGGCAGAAGCAGTTGGTTGGCGCCGCTTCCCGTCGCCCCCAGAGCCAGCGCCAGGGGCTCCGCCGGGAGGGTGGGCATGGGGAGCACCGAGAGCACTCCCCGCAAGGTGTCCTTCGAGATGGACGAGGAGGAGCGGGTGCGGGTGCTTCAGGGGATCCGG ACCCTAAACCCCCCAGAGATGAGAACCAGAGTAGCAGGCAGCCCTCTGAAGCAGAAGAGGATCTGTATAGGAG ATATGAACAGGAACAGACCATGATCCAGGAAGAGCTACTTCAGCTGGCGAAGAGAGAACGGGAGGTGGCCAGGGAGCACCTGAAGTCATCCCTTCCATGGGAGAAGAATGGTGTGAACCAGGAGAAGCAGAGATCAGCCCAGCTG